The following are encoded together in the Montipora capricornis isolate CH-2021 chromosome 5, ASM3666992v2, whole genome shotgun sequence genome:
- the LOC138049857 gene encoding inward rectifier potassium channel 2-like translates to MSENNNKDNPEIKITSNEIPYPPFKGRRNSEARGSRLVHKNGKHHVRSSNIPQRRERFLADFFTSFIDAKWRWVVVLYSAGFLFSWCLFGTVYFIIFELRQKYDNGVLCVEKVDSWTSAFLFSVESQTTIGYGGRQITPECPEAIIFLLLQSLTGFMLSTSLLGLIFAKLSRPRPRAQTVMFSKHAVIAKQDGLLSLMFRVGDARKSQLLDVTVSLHCIQFRTTSTGQEILVSQQELSICTEHGIEVGQKIYPFLLLPLTVVHVIDERSPLYELGAQDLKCSRLELVAVLEGVVESTSMVTQARASYLAEEIVWGERFNPISVLRNIERGWKADFSSFDRTHQVRTSTLSAKEQRESKNKEDEKRKESLQISECQVWIPREEDTEFAPEKLEMHSKSNCKAV, encoded by the exons ATGTCagagaacaacaacaaagacaatCCAGAAATCAAAATAACATCTAATGAAATCCCTTATCCTCCTTTTAAAGGGAGAAGAAACTCGGAGGCGAGAGGAAGTCGATTGGTGCACAAAAACGGGAAACACCACGTTCGTTCCTCAAATATTCCTCAGAGAAGGGAGCGCTTCTTAGCCGATTTCTTTACCTCGTTCATCGACGCAAAATGGCGGTGGGTGGTCGTTTTGTATTCGGCAGGTTTTCTTTTCAGCTGGTGCTTGTTCGGCACTGTCTACTTCATAATATTTGAGTTACGGCAAAAATATGATAATGGAGTTCTTTGCGTGGAAAAAGTCGATAGTTGGACATCAGCGTTCTTGTTCTCAGTTGAGTCACAAACAACCATTGGATATGGTGGAAGACAG ATCACCCCAGAATGCCCTGAGGCAATAATTTTCCTACTGCTCCAGTCCCTCACGGGTTTTATGTTGTCAACCTCATTGCTGGGACTCATTTTCGCCAAACTTTCGCGTCCTCGCCCGAGGGCACAGACAGTGATGTTCTCTAAGCATGCTGTGATAGCAAAGCAAGATGGATTGTTGTCGTTAATGTTCCGCGTCGGAGACGCACGCAAAAGTCAGTTACTAGATGTTACAGTTTCCCTCCACTGTATACAATTCCGCACCACTTCAACTGGACAAGAAATCTTGGTATCCCAGCAAGAACTTTCGATTTGTACTGAGCATGGAATCGAGGTCGGTCAAAAGATCTACCCTTTTCTTCTATTACCCTTGACAGTTGTTCACGTGATCGATGAGCGCAGTCCGCTGTACGAACTCGGGGCTCAAGATCTCAAGTGTTCTCGACTGGAACTAGTCGCTGTGTTAGAGGGTGTTGTTGAATCGACAAGTATGGTCACTCAAGCAAGAGCCTCATACTTGGCTGAGGAAATTGTCTGGGGAGAGCGATTCAACCCTATCTCTGTATTGAGGAACATTGAACGAGGCTGGAAAGCTGATTTCTCGTCGTTTGATAGAACCCATCAAGTGAGAACGTCAACTCTGTCTGCCAAGGAGCAGAGAGAATCAAAAAATAAAGAAGACGAGAAGAGAAAGGAGTCGTTACAGATCAGTGAATGCCAAGTTTGGATTCCACGCGAAGAAGACACCGAGTTTGCACCAGAGAAACTCGAGATGCACTCTAAAAGCAACTGTAAAGCAGTGTGA
- the LOC138049866 gene encoding transcription factor Sp9-like isoform X2 produces MSKKLHCQPDNLILSRRTTLAMLAATCSRIGQQTTSPVSDLTMAKGFYHWKQPSTLPLQRTRAADSSLYSNLPSAFMPTSESLSTQNHESFLPSQSYSSSHNSLTDPLALASVSRVHSASIEASMYPRMPHPYDNSPWFKPPLEPHAQATARQAFWEVHGNPAWLDSSSVSGGSFHSSLTHFTGLPHDYSSGSISIPAAVSVASHPHFLPPPCLGSDPMKASLPTYIDGPSYFPGGTPGLLPSTQSVTARATRRYTGRATCDCPNCQDNERLSATGAPFRKKTQHICHIPGCGKVYGKTSHLKAHLRWHTGERPFVCNWLFCGKRFTRSDELQRHLRTHTGEKRFTCPICNKRFMRSDHLAKHVKTHNNDTVKKGESEKDEKEQGKAVNIGGESGRSCNTSENNIEIKKVA; encoded by the exons ATGAGCAAGAAGCTTCATTGTCAG CCGGACAACCTAATACTATCCAGGCGGACAACCCTGGCAATGCTGGCAGCGACTTGTAGCAGAATAGGACAACAAACCACTTCGCCGGTCTCCGACTTAACAATGGCAAAAGGATTTTATCACTGGAAACAACCGAGCACTTTGCCTCTACAGCGCACAAGAGCAGCTGATAGCTCTTTGTATTCCAATCTGCCATCGGCTTTTATGCCCACCAGTGAGTCCTTAAGCACACAAAACCACGAAAGCTTTCTCCCAAGTCAGAGCTATTCATCCAGCCATAATTCGCTCACTGATCCATTGGCTCTAGCATCAGTGAGCCGCGTACATTCCGCCTCTATTGAAGCGTCCATGTATCCACGCATGCCTCATCCATATGACAACTCGCCTTGGTTTAAGCCGCCTCTAGAGCCACACGCTCAAGCCACGGCACGGCAAGCGTTTTGGGAAGTTCATGGCAATCCAGCCTGGTTAGATTCTTCAAGTGTGTCTGGCGGCTCGTTTCATTCATCTCTAACTCATTTCACAGGACTGCCACACGATTACTCTTCAGGAAGTATATCTATCCCTGCTGCGGTTTCCGTGGCGAGTCATCCTCACTTTCTACCCCCTCCCTGTCTTGGATCGGATCCCATGAAAGCTTCGCTCCCAACTTACATAGATGGACCTTCATATTTCCCTGGCGGCACACCAGGGTTATTGCCTTCAACACAAAGCGTAACAGCGCGGGCGACTCGGCGATACACGGGTCGGGCGACATGTGACTGCCCCAACTGCCAGGACAACGAGAGACTCAGTGCAACTGGGGCACCATTTAGAAAGAAAACTCAACACATTTGTCACATTCCCGGTTGTGGTAAGGTTTACGGAAAAACGTCGCATCTTAAAGCTCATCTCCGATGGCACACAGGTGAGCGGCCATTTGTATGTAACTGGTTGTTTTGCGGCAAACGTTTCACACGTTCTGACGAGCTGCAGCGACATCTTCGAACACACACGGGCGAGAAACGATTCACTTGCCCCATCTGCAATAAACGATTCATGCGAAGTGATCACCTGGCCAAACACGTTAAAACTCACAATAATGACACAGTGAAGAAAGGCGAATCGGAAAAAGACGAGAAGGAGCAAGGTAAAGCTGTCAACATCGGCGGCGAAAGTGGACGTTCTTGCAACACTTCTGAAAATAATATCGAGATTAAGAAGGTTGCATAG
- the LOC138049866 gene encoding transcription factor Sp9-like isoform X1: MSKKLHCQKPDNLILSRRTTLAMLAATCSRIGQQTTSPVSDLTMAKGFYHWKQPSTLPLQRTRAADSSLYSNLPSAFMPTSESLSTQNHESFLPSQSYSSSHNSLTDPLALASVSRVHSASIEASMYPRMPHPYDNSPWFKPPLEPHAQATARQAFWEVHGNPAWLDSSSVSGGSFHSSLTHFTGLPHDYSSGSISIPAAVSVASHPHFLPPPCLGSDPMKASLPTYIDGPSYFPGGTPGLLPSTQSVTARATRRYTGRATCDCPNCQDNERLSATGAPFRKKTQHICHIPGCGKVYGKTSHLKAHLRWHTGERPFVCNWLFCGKRFTRSDELQRHLRTHTGEKRFTCPICNKRFMRSDHLAKHVKTHNNDTVKKGESEKDEKEQGKAVNIGGESGRSCNTSENNIEIKKVA, from the exons ATGAGCAAGAAGCTTCATTGTCAG AAGCCGGACAACCTAATACTATCCAGGCGGACAACCCTGGCAATGCTGGCAGCGACTTGTAGCAGAATAGGACAACAAACCACTTCGCCGGTCTCCGACTTAACAATGGCAAAAGGATTTTATCACTGGAAACAACCGAGCACTTTGCCTCTACAGCGCACAAGAGCAGCTGATAGCTCTTTGTATTCCAATCTGCCATCGGCTTTTATGCCCACCAGTGAGTCCTTAAGCACACAAAACCACGAAAGCTTTCTCCCAAGTCAGAGCTATTCATCCAGCCATAATTCGCTCACTGATCCATTGGCTCTAGCATCAGTGAGCCGCGTACATTCCGCCTCTATTGAAGCGTCCATGTATCCACGCATGCCTCATCCATATGACAACTCGCCTTGGTTTAAGCCGCCTCTAGAGCCACACGCTCAAGCCACGGCACGGCAAGCGTTTTGGGAAGTTCATGGCAATCCAGCCTGGTTAGATTCTTCAAGTGTGTCTGGCGGCTCGTTTCATTCATCTCTAACTCATTTCACAGGACTGCCACACGATTACTCTTCAGGAAGTATATCTATCCCTGCTGCGGTTTCCGTGGCGAGTCATCCTCACTTTCTACCCCCTCCCTGTCTTGGATCGGATCCCATGAAAGCTTCGCTCCCAACTTACATAGATGGACCTTCATATTTCCCTGGCGGCACACCAGGGTTATTGCCTTCAACACAAAGCGTAACAGCGCGGGCGACTCGGCGATACACGGGTCGGGCGACATGTGACTGCCCCAACTGCCAGGACAACGAGAGACTCAGTGCAACTGGGGCACCATTTAGAAAGAAAACTCAACACATTTGTCACATTCCCGGTTGTGGTAAGGTTTACGGAAAAACGTCGCATCTTAAAGCTCATCTCCGATGGCACACAGGTGAGCGGCCATTTGTATGTAACTGGTTGTTTTGCGGCAAACGTTTCACACGTTCTGACGAGCTGCAGCGACATCTTCGAACACACACGGGCGAGAAACGATTCACTTGCCCCATCTGCAATAAACGATTCATGCGAAGTGATCACCTGGCCAAACACGTTAAAACTCACAATAATGACACAGTGAAGAAAGGCGAATCGGAAAAAGACGAGAAGGAGCAAGGTAAAGCTGTCAACATCGGCGGCGAAAGTGGACGTTCTTGCAACACTTCTGAAAATAATATCGAGATTAAGAAGGTTGCATAG
- the LOC138049866 gene encoding transcription factor Sp9-like isoform X3, with protein MLAATCSRIGQQTTSPVSDLTMAKGFYHWKQPSTLPLQRTRAADSSLYSNLPSAFMPTSESLSTQNHESFLPSQSYSSSHNSLTDPLALASVSRVHSASIEASMYPRMPHPYDNSPWFKPPLEPHAQATARQAFWEVHGNPAWLDSSSVSGGSFHSSLTHFTGLPHDYSSGSISIPAAVSVASHPHFLPPPCLGSDPMKASLPTYIDGPSYFPGGTPGLLPSTQSVTARATRRYTGRATCDCPNCQDNERLSATGAPFRKKTQHICHIPGCGKVYGKTSHLKAHLRWHTGERPFVCNWLFCGKRFTRSDELQRHLRTHTGEKRFTCPICNKRFMRSDHLAKHVKTHNNDTVKKGESEKDEKEQGKAVNIGGESGRSCNTSENNIEIKKVA; from the coding sequence ATGCTGGCAGCGACTTGTAGCAGAATAGGACAACAAACCACTTCGCCGGTCTCCGACTTAACAATGGCAAAAGGATTTTATCACTGGAAACAACCGAGCACTTTGCCTCTACAGCGCACAAGAGCAGCTGATAGCTCTTTGTATTCCAATCTGCCATCGGCTTTTATGCCCACCAGTGAGTCCTTAAGCACACAAAACCACGAAAGCTTTCTCCCAAGTCAGAGCTATTCATCCAGCCATAATTCGCTCACTGATCCATTGGCTCTAGCATCAGTGAGCCGCGTACATTCCGCCTCTATTGAAGCGTCCATGTATCCACGCATGCCTCATCCATATGACAACTCGCCTTGGTTTAAGCCGCCTCTAGAGCCACACGCTCAAGCCACGGCACGGCAAGCGTTTTGGGAAGTTCATGGCAATCCAGCCTGGTTAGATTCTTCAAGTGTGTCTGGCGGCTCGTTTCATTCATCTCTAACTCATTTCACAGGACTGCCACACGATTACTCTTCAGGAAGTATATCTATCCCTGCTGCGGTTTCCGTGGCGAGTCATCCTCACTTTCTACCCCCTCCCTGTCTTGGATCGGATCCCATGAAAGCTTCGCTCCCAACTTACATAGATGGACCTTCATATTTCCCTGGCGGCACACCAGGGTTATTGCCTTCAACACAAAGCGTAACAGCGCGGGCGACTCGGCGATACACGGGTCGGGCGACATGTGACTGCCCCAACTGCCAGGACAACGAGAGACTCAGTGCAACTGGGGCACCATTTAGAAAGAAAACTCAACACATTTGTCACATTCCCGGTTGTGGTAAGGTTTACGGAAAAACGTCGCATCTTAAAGCTCATCTCCGATGGCACACAGGTGAGCGGCCATTTGTATGTAACTGGTTGTTTTGCGGCAAACGTTTCACACGTTCTGACGAGCTGCAGCGACATCTTCGAACACACACGGGCGAGAAACGATTCACTTGCCCCATCTGCAATAAACGATTCATGCGAAGTGATCACCTGGCCAAACACGTTAAAACTCACAATAATGACACAGTGAAGAAAGGCGAATCGGAAAAAGACGAGAAGGAGCAAGGTAAAGCTGTCAACATCGGCGGCGAAAGTGGACGTTCTTGCAACACTTCTGAAAATAATATCGAGATTAAGAAGGTTGCATAG